The window cattaaatttgatcaattttaataaattttttataaataattgatcTATTTGATCCTTAACTATAATAAACCAAATCACCCAATTTATCTATTTACTCACCCTTACTCTACACAGTAAAGACGCATACATCATTTTCATCTTTCGCAAATTGTATAGTTCATTGATGTGACACTTGGCCCCATGCAAGTCGGCCTACGAATTAATTCCCAAGCTAATTCACATGCTGTCGTAGGACAAGATATCTAGAATGTAATGATAGACCTTGTGCAGGACGCCAGCGACAAAGTTTTTATTCCACCGAGTTGTTAACAGATAAGAGATAATTGATGAGATTAGAGAATAATGAGGTTGATTTAAATATCAAGATAAGGTTTTAACAGGTTAACTTGTGGCTGCCATGCACTTAGTCAAGTCGTAGGCTCGCAACCAATTGATCAACACTGTCAACCGTAGGCTGGCAGGGCTACATAAATCAGATAACAATCAAGTGCACATCCAAAATCAGGGGCAGGTCGCCATCTGGGTTTTAATCTAAGAACCAATTTAGGAACAGGTCACCATCTGGGctgttttctcctttttgcttCTTAAACCAACTCCTATGAGCGAGAATAAAGACCTCCGGCGACAAGCTTGGCGACTGTTGCTACTGTTGCAGCCAACAAGTCCAATCCCAGATAGGCATGGCTAGACAGAAGTTGTTTTCCCATGACCTAAAGGGCATGGCTTTTCAAAAGATGGGATGAACGCATCTAAATTCATGGACAATCAGTTTCTTATCACGGTTCTTGTCTACAATAATTTGATGAGTGGGAATCTAAATGTTCAGTTCTCATCACCTATTACAATCCTATATATAGTGGGGCAGTAAGATTTGCTGGGAATTAGGATTAAAAGGTAGTAATAACTTACATATTAAACAAAGCCTTTtacagtttttcttttcatttctccaTGTGCAGAACAAAATTCATGAATCATGAgtaataaatgagaaaaagaaacttacattgaattaataaatatcaATACAAAGAAAGGATGTATGAATGAATCTAAATCATAGAAAATACAAGCACAGGCATTCTTACAAGAAAATCAGGTaaccttcttttcttttcttttctttttttttttcaaaaatcacgTGAGCTAGTAGTAAAAAAAGGGTTAAAAGGAACAAAATGCACAATCTTACACATCAAGTGAGCAGCAAGACCATTCCATGATCTCGGTCTTTAATCTCATCCAAAATTGAGAGGAACAGGCATCCCCTTTACACTTTGATGCAGTTACACTCTTGAGTCATAGGGTTCAATTTGCTTATAATTGTAAGCATTGAACTCATCCGTTTTGCTTTACATCCAAGATATGTTTAAGGCATTAGCGTGCTACGCTCCCTGTGCTCTCGACTCCAGCTACTCTGATTCCCATGATCTCGACTCCTCCAGCTACCCTGACTACCATCTTCTTGACTTCTCCAACTGCTCTGGCTGTGATTAAAGAAACTAGAGCTATATTCTTGACTGCCAAATGCTAACCTCTGAAACATTCTAATTTGTGCAGATTGTTGTGCTGAATCAAAAACTTCACTTTGGCCAGGTTTCATTCCATTTGTGAGATCTGATGACTCATCCAATGAGTCTAGAGCTCTCACCACCTAAGATTTGAATGTCAAAAAATCCATGTGTAAGCCAAACATGTTAGTATAGAAATTTACAAATTACTCAAAACATATTTACCTGACTCATTCTTGGCCTTTTAGCTGCTGAATGTCGCACACAAGCCGCAGCTGCCTCAATCATTCGAAACATTTCATGAGCCACATAGTTTTTTTCCAGCCTTGGATCCACCAACTCTTCAAATTCTTGATGTTCAATTGCTTCAGCAAGCAATGGCCGAGCCTGAGTAACAAGTTTGAATCATATTAAACTGTTGGGTATTGGAACCTTGCCACAGGTTCCATTACATAAGATATGAATGGTTGACATTGTAACAATTTGGTTTAGTATATTTTGGAATTCTTTGTGCAACACTGCAATGGATTTGGgttttttgagttttattcagaagaaaatcaaaattcttaAAGATTTGACCAGtataagattttaaacttaagGCAACGCCAAATCTTATGAAGAAGTCAGACCAAAAGGCATGTTAAAGCAAGCACAAATTGTTGACAACACAAGACATAGCTGCATAACCTTACCCATTCAACCAGGCTCTCATCACCTAGGGGCTGAGAATCATCAACAGGCTTGCGCCCAGTAATTAACTCCAAGAGCACAACACCAAAGGAATAAACATCAGATTTTTCAGTTAACTTGCCACTTGTTGCATACTCTGGAGCCATATATCTATAAAAGAACAATTTCATTTATCAGAATACCTGAATATGATATTTGATTATCACACATACATGTTTGCAGACcaaataaaagggaaaaaaatgcaGTACACATCTAAAAATTATAGGATATAAAAAGCCTTTAAACCTCAACTATGTGCTTTTAATAGATCAAAGCAATAATATGCATATATAATATAGACCTCAACTGCTAGCTTACAACAAAGAGTACAAAATCTTTTATTATGCTTATGCAccaaagaagaaacagaattATGCATAAGCACATGAAAGCTTAATTCTACTAGATATATCACAAACCAGCATATCAAGTTATCTTACCCAAAAGTTCCCATCACACGTGTGGTTACATGGGTATTTGAATCCAAAGCTAACTTTGCAAGCCCAAAATCCGAAACCTGTAAGCAGCAACATGAATTGTTAGACAGAAAGTTAGAGCGGCGAAAgggaaattaaaataaaaaatatatatagttagtaaaattataatggTAAGAAATGTTAATAATTCTACAAATTACAGCAGAAATTCTAATAGTTCACAAAAGATGATAAGACATTCATAAGCATTGTCAAAGTACCCCAAAGCAATTCAAGATCAATATAACAGTGTACACAAATGTTTAGACTGTAGAAATGGCATACCCGAGCCTCAAAATTGCTGTCAAGAAGAATGTTTGATGACTTGATATCCCTGTGAATGATGCGAGGATGGCCTGATCGAagcaaaatatttataaaaattgttgCATTAGAAGTTAGAATGGAAACTAAGTGAGGATTAGGAGAGGTATGATTTCAAGTATATGTTACTTTATATAGCATAGCAAACTTAGGTGTTGTTTGAACTCTATTTTGTTGTCCTTATTCAGATAATTTAAGGGTTTGCACCATGCAGCATATGCCGAATTctcaaagtgaaaaaaaaataaggaaaagagaaCAAATAGATTACAGTCTTCATGGAGGTACGCTATCCCACGAGCTGCACCTGCAGCAACCTTGACTCGGACAGCCCAATCCATTACTGGCCTGCCTCTACCTGCAAAATTCCATAAAAgtgcataaaattaaaacaaatcgATTACAGCCTTCATGTTTCTGTTATCCCTCATCTTCTATTCAAGGTATAGGTGGATACTCATGCGTATGTGATGTGAGTTGGGAGAGGACAAGGGAACTTCCCAACTAAAGTACAGATGGTCAAGCAGTGTGGGTCCAAACAAGTTAATGGACAGGAATCCTCTTAGAAAGTAGGTAAAAATATCCATCATGTCAGTTGATTTTGTACCATACATATACCTCATGTGCAACCTACTAAAATTATATCTGACTTCATCATAAACAGAGAATGCTTCTAGAGGACAGAAGTACTTAAAGAGTTTAAGATCATTCCTCCTTTGAGGTCAGAACATGTCTTACCATGGAGATGGTAATGAAGGGTGTTGTTCGGGACATAATCATAGACAAGCAGTCTTTGATGCTCTGATATACAGTACCCCACCAGTGAAACCAAATGGCGATGATGTACTCGGCTAATAATCTCAACTTCTGCTCTGAACTCCCGCTCCCCCTGCCCACCACCAATCTTTAGCTGCTTTACAGCTACTTCTCTACCATCTGTGAGGATACCTTTGTATACACAACCAAATCCACCTTCACCCAATAGATTATGTTCTGAAAACCCATCTGTTGCCCGGACTAGTTCTTCATATGCGAACCATGACCTGGAATTATTGACCCCACCAGGCTCTGACGGTGAATAAAAACCACTTTTAGAACCACTTCCCATTAGTTGATGTGGAGATTGCGGCCTTAAAAATACTGAATCTGCAGAGCAATGCAAGTTCAGATATTACTATACAGCATTTATTGAAGTAATATTCAGTTATAGccagaaaaattaaaagaaggaATCGA is drawn from Theobroma cacao cultivar B97-61/B2 chromosome 4, Criollo_cocoa_genome_V2, whole genome shotgun sequence and contains these coding sequences:
- the LOC18602143 gene encoding proline-rich receptor-like protein kinase PERK8 — encoded protein: MTSVLPSVIPPTSGDVSPPPAPPTSSSSNSSTTSPSPTSSRPNQTIDPPSSSAPSNSSAPPPQSPPPAVPAAPPPSPPLSPPPALTTPPASPPPSTPASPPPSPPASPPPSVPTSPPPSSPAAPPPSPVLSPPPPSGGSPPPQAATAPLVATSPPPQVNSHSAPPPANVATPPSSKSPPSPRATPPPESSSSPPTLTPPPSRSKSAPPPSTTSPSTPKLASPPPSVPSTSSPPTISPPATPSTPSTTGSPSSLSPLPSIPTEKPTAESTNGKSASANATSSGKNVLGTGGAVAIGAVVGFIVLSLLVMAVWFALKRKRKRAGPKIGYTMPSPFASSQNSDSVFLRPQSPHQLMGSGSKSGFYSPSEPGGVNNSRSWFAYEELVRATDGFSEHNLLGEGGFGCVYKGILTDGREVAVKQLKIGGGQGEREFRAEVEIISRVHHRHLVSLVGYCISEHQRLLVYDYVPNNTLHYHLHGRGRPVMDWAVRVKVAAGAARGIAYLHEDCHPRIIHRDIKSSNILLDSNFEARVSDFGLAKLALDSNTHVTTRVMGTFGYMAPEYATSGKLTEKSDVYSFGVVLLELITGRKPVDDSQPLGDESLVEWARPLLAEAIEHQEFEELVDPRLEKNYVAHEMFRMIEAAAACVRHSAAKRPRMSQVVRALDSLDESSDLTNGMKPGQSEVFDSAQQSAQIRMFQRLAFGSQEYSSSFFNHSQSSWRSQEDGSQGSWRSRDHGNQSSWSREHRERSTLMP